A window of Bdellovibrio svalbardensis genomic DNA:
GTAATTAACGCCCATTTTGCCATACTCACCTCAATCATTTTATGGTGAGCCTGAGGGAGCTTTTTGGGTAGCTCTGTCGCGTCAGTCTACTCTGACGCAATGAGCCTCAAAAAAGGTACTCCCCAAGGAAAAGCCACTTCGTGCCTTTTCTTGTACCTTTCCCTCTTCCCTTTCGCCATCAGCCCCTGCTAGATTCGGGGGCATGAAATGTCCATGTGGGTCTGAGAAAAATTATTTAGAGTGTTGTGGTGTTTATCATTCAGGCAAAGAGAAAGCTCCGACGGCAGAAGCTTTGATGCGTTCTCGTTATAGTGCCTTTGCGAAAAATCAAATGGATTACTTGAAAAACACGACGGATCCGCAAACTTTGCAAGATATCGACGAAGAGGCCAACCAAGAGTGGGCGGAACGCGCGAAGTTCTTGAAACTGGAAGTGATCAAATCTGAAGAAAAAGGCACCAAAGGAACTGTTGAGTTCAAAGCTTATTATTCTGTTGATGACGAAGAATACATCCATCACGAAGTGAGCACTTTCCGCAAACAAGCTGGCGAGTGGTTCTTTAAATCCGGCAAAGTCAAAGAGGCCAAAGTATGAAGTACTGGCTGATGAAATCAGAGCCCGATGTTTTTTCTATCGATCAGTTGAAGAAAGATTCCACGACATGGTGGGAAGGCGTGCGCAACTATCAAGCGCGCAATTTCATGATGAAAGATATGGAAGTTGGTGACGCAGTTTTGTTTTATCACTCCAATGCGACCCCACCGGGAGTCGCGGGATTGGCCGTGATTTCCAAGGCAGCTGAACCAGATCAACTTCAATTTGATAAAAAGTCAGAATATTTTGATCCCAAAGCCACTAAAGAAAAACCAATTTGGTACTGCGTTCAGGTGAAGTATGCCGACAAGTTTAAAGAGCTTGTGAGCCTTCAGGATCTTCGTGACAACGATAAATTGAAAGAAATGCTCGTTCTCGCAAAAGGTTCTCGCCTTTCGATCCAACCCGTTGATAAAAAGCACTTCGATATCGTCAAGAAAATGGGCGGGCTTTAGAGCCTACTCCGACGGAGTCGGAGTGTAAGCCAGCCCTCCGACGAAAAAAACAGGTGTCATAATGAAGAAACTATTTTTAGCTCCCATGGAGGGTGTCGTTGACTGGGTCATGCGCGACACACTCACAAGTTTAGGAGGCATCGATCAATGTGTGACGGAATTCTTACGCGTCACTGATCGCCTGCACCCTGAAAGTGTCTTCTTCAAAAATTGCCCTGAACTAAAAACAGGATCGCGCACTCGCTGGGGAACACCCGTCTTTGTTCAACTCTTGGGTGGCCAAGCCGAACCTCTTGCCATGAACGCCCAAAGAGCTGTAAAGCTAGGCGCCCTTGGCGTCGACTTAAACTTCGGCTGCCCTGCTAAAACCGTCAACCGCCACGACGGCGGAGCTAGCCTTTTGAAATCTTGCGACCGTGTCTTCACCATCGTCGACACTGTTCGCAAAGCCGTCCCAGCAAATGTTCCGGTCACCGCGAAAATTCGCCTGGGCTTTGATGATCCAACAAAGTGTATCGATATCGCGCAAGCCGTCCAAGAAGCCAACGCCGATTGGATTACCATCCACTGCCGCACTAAAACCGATGGCTACAAACCACCGGCTTATTGGGAATGGATTCCAAAAATTAAAGAGAAAACAACTTTGAAGATCATCGCCAACGGCGAAATCTGGAACGTCAGTGATTTCAATCGCTGCGTTGAAGTCACTCAATGCGACGATTACATGATCGGACGCGGAGTCATGTCGAACCCCTTCATCTTCAAACAAATCAAACAAAGCCTCGCACAAGAACCCGTGATGGAAACAAGCTGGGAAAACGCCAAGCCCTTACTGCCACAATTCTTCGAGGCCAGCACTGCCCACATCAACGACTACTTCGCCGTCTCACGCACCAAACAATGGCTCAAAGCCTTGTCACTAAAAAATCAAGAAGCCAAAGCCGTCTTCGACGAAATCAAAGTCCTAAAGAAACCCGCCGAATTCCAAGCCCAACTCCTCAAGCACACCACTTAGGGTACGCCGTACCGGCTCTTAGTTTGCGCGATAGGTTGAGGTTATGCCTTTGCTGCTGAAGCCTTGATTGAGTTCTTGCAGGGACTGTTCGAATTTTTTCTGAATGAGGGCGCGTTCTTGAGTGGTTAAGCGGACCCCCGGAGCTTCGCCTATCAATAGCTTGATAGATCCACTGTTAACGGTCTGGGTGTTCATATCGAGACCAAAGGTAAGACCCTGCATTTTGCGAGGCTCCATCACTGTGCTCAATGAAGACCTTAATATTTTTTCCACACTTTCCCCGTGCGTGCTCAGTGTGTTGCGTGCCGAAACATCTGTCACACCCTCAGGAATGAATGCCAAGCGGAACTTCCCTGAATACTTACTGTCTGCCAATCCGTTTAAGATATTCTTTTTATCAGATTCATTGAGAGGTTTAACAGCAATCGCAACGCAATCATCGCCAGAACAAATGGTCTTTAATTTTCCCGGGTCCACAGATCGTCTGACGACATCTTCAAAATATTTCTTCTGTGCTTGGAATTCGACAGTCACCGCTTTTTCTGCTTTGCGGGTTTCTTCCAAAACTTGATCTAAGTTTTTCGAACGCGCCAGGGCTTCTGCCGTCCCTTTGATATTTGAGGCCCCCAAGCCAATGACATCGGCAGAGAATCCCCCTTTGGCAGCTTCATTGAGATTCGCGACTTCACGCTTGGGCACAAAAATTCCCGGTGAAAATTCATCAGATGACTTCACGTAAATCTGCAGCTCTTTCACCGTCGAAGCCGGTAAAGAGGAAAGCGCAAAGCGCTGCTTAAGAGCCTCCGCCACTTTTTTGTCATCACCCGCATTTTTTCTGACAATATCAAAGGCATCAGCATGCAAGGTATTACCATCCACCATGGAGGTCTTAGCCAGCTCTGTTCTCAAAGTCTGACGACTCTTCTCTATGGAATTGAGTTTTGAGGTCAGTTCTGTTGTTAATTTTGCTTGTGAATAGTTTTGCAGTTTATTCTCAGCTTCCAGACGCGAATAGCGCGCGGCCACATTGGCCTGTTCTGCTGACTGTCCCACTCCGGCGCGGAACCAGTCCTTGGAGGCATCACCATCTCTGACAATTTTTTCGGCCTTTAAATAGGTTGTAAATTCATCATTGGTTTCTTTAAAAGCCTTTTGAAGCTTGGTCTCGAACTCCTTCGGAATATCGCCACTAAAGGCAAATCGCGAAGATTTAAAGTCGGAGTACTGTTCCACCTTCAAATTCGGGAATTCCTTTTTAAGAACCTCAATTTTTTCAAACAACAACTTCTTATGGTAGTTCGTCAAACTGGTAACTAAATTTTTATCTTTCAAAGTGTCATTGAGAGTTTTGAGCTGGCTGTTTTCTACATCCAAGAAGCGAACCTTCGAGTTCACACCTTTTTCAGCCAGCGCAATCCATTTCTCATTATCCGCCACACTCGTCGGAGAATAAGTTAAGAAGTCTTTTATTAAATTTTCACGAGTGAGCCTGCCCGCGCGCATGACCTCAAAGGATTTTGCTGCAGTTCCCTCGACCCTCAATGCCTCTTCGGCCTTGATCGCCTTTCCAGCAGCCACTGCAAGTCTGGCCCCCTTGAAGGCCGCTCCAAACAAAATCGTCGGATCAATGACATTGCCAACGGCATAGCAAGCCATCTCTGCTTGGATCAAAGGTTTGTAACAGGAAAACTTATGATACTGTTCTTTGATCTGTCCACCGACCATCGCCATAAGATCATTCATTTTATGGCGCTGGTCCGGCGTTAGTGAATCATCTCTTGGTGGCGGTCGAACCGGAGCACGTCCTGGAGCACGATCCAAAGATGCCTTCCAAGCCTTCATGTCTTGGGACTCGACGTACAGGAACGAGGCGGATAGTTTACCCAGTTCCTCGTCGCTCAACCTGTTATAACGATGATCGTCTTTGACGAGATCACGCTTACAAGCGATGGACTTTTGGCATTGGCGAATGAATTCGTTTTTCTTTTTGATATTCGACTTAAAACTGTCCCAACTGCTCTCGACAAAGTCACCGAGCGAAACGGCCATGTCTTTCAAGGCGATTCCAGTGTCGACCAAGGCATTTTTATATCCCCGAAGACATGCCAGATCTTGACCAACTAAATTCTCTTCACTCTGTTGGCACTGCGATTTGAAATCACATTTCCGTAAAGAACTTTGCATTTCGGGATATTTCTTAGCGAGTCCTTCACAATCCAAGGCCTTCACTTCAATCTCACAAGTGCTTACTAAATTCTTTACGAAGTCAGATTGCTGCGAAGAACAGCTTTTCGTCTGTGAACAAAGCGCAGTGATACCGGCCGAATAAATATCAACCGCATGGCTTTGAGAGCCCACTAGAATAAGGACTAGCAGATGAACAAGAGGCAATTAAAACTCCACGAAGTTCTTTTCGGTTTTAAAATCGCCAAGTTAAGACCTCATGAAGACTATATAAAAACTCTAGACTAAAACTCGCAGATGTATGGGTGCGCAAATACACGATGGCAGCTCAGAGTGCTGACGGTACTATGAAAGGCATCGACAAGACTCTAACCAGGAGGCTTCCATGACCAGACTTATGGCTGCACTTGTATTGATCTTCTCGTTCTCAGTAGCTCAAGTTCAAGCTGACGACACATATGATCGCATTCAGGAGTTGAAGTATGAAATTCTTGAGATCTCCTTCAACGCCCAAGGTGAATACGACAGTGACGACAACAATCTCGAAGTGAGACAGAGGTTGGACCCTTTGGTTGAAGAACTGATCTCTCTTGCTCCGCCGCGCTCCGAACAGCAAAAACTCGTCGATGTGATTGGGACTTGGTATCAGGTCTGGGCTGACGGCCCCGGTGGCCCTCCTGGCCAAGGCGCCCGTGGCGACTCCATCTGGCAAGTGGTCTTTCCTGAAGGCTACTACTGGAATGTTGCGCGCAATCAATATGGACCGGTGCAAAACATGGGCTACCTGCGCGGTAAGTTTTCAGTCAACACAGATTCCCTCGCGATCGAATTCACCAAAGCTGTATTCAATCCGCAATGGAGTTTTGCCGAACCGACACGACTGGCCATGCTGGCGGAATTCGGGGCCTTTGATGCCAATCCCACTCCCTTCCCGCCAGGCACAAGTCCCATAGGCAAAAAAGGCTATCTTGCCAATGTTTATGTCGATGAAGACATTCGCATCTGCCGTGGCGGTGGCACCGACTTCGGCGACAATACATATTTGTACATCCTTGAACGAGATTAGCGTTGCACACTCAAATAAGTTTTATAAGATGAGGGCCTCGAAAAAGGGGCCTTCATGCGTTATCTGCACATTCTTTTGCACGGACTTCTGCTTCCACTTCTATTCCAACTGACCGCTTGCACGACAAAAAATACCCAAGTACAAAAAGAAACTATGAAGAAGGAAACTCCGCACATGGCCGACCCGTATTTATGGCTTGAAGAAGTGGAAGGCGCACAAGCTTTGGCATTTGCAAAAGCGGAAAGCACTCGCACGCTCGCCCACTTTGAAAAAGATCCTCAATTCGCCAAAATCAAAGCAGATCTGACCAAGATCGCTTTGGCCGAAGACAAACTTCCGGGCATCACCTTGATCAATGGTGAGGTCTATAATTTCTGGCAGGACAAAAAGCATGTGCGCGGAATTTGGCGCCGCACCTCAGTGAGTGAATTCAAAAAAATCAAACCCAAATGGGAAACCATTCTGGATTTGGATCAACTCGCAAAAGATGAAAATGAGAACTGGGTTTGGGGCTGGCAAAATTGTTTGCCTCCCGAAAACAGACTTTGCCTTCTTACTCTCTCGCGCGGAGGTAAAGATGCCTCTGTCGTGCGCGAATTTGATCTTACAACAAAAGCCTTTGTAAAAGACGGATTCACCTTGCCTGAGGCTAAAAGCGATATCAGTTGGATTGATAAGGACACCGTCTTTGTCGGAACTGATTTCGGACCAGGCAGTTTAACTGACTCTGGCTACCCGATGATTTCCAAAATCTGGAAACGGGGTCAGCCCCTCAAAGAGGCCAAAGAAGTTTTCAAAGGCGGACCTCAAGATATGAGCGCCTCAAGCTTTGTCTATACGACAGAAAATAAGAAATACCGCTTTCACTTCCGGGTGATCTCATTTTATGAAAATGAAATCTGGTACGAAGATGAACAGGGTCTTCGCACTCATCTGCCCTTACCTTCAAGCGCCCAAATGTCTGGAGTATTCAATGACTCTTTTTTATTTTTGTTGCGCGAAGATCTGAAGACAAAAACGCAGACAATTCCCGTGGGAAGTCTTGTGGCACTCCCCGTGTCCCAACTAAAGAACAAAGAAAAGGCCTTAGATTCCCTTGAAGTTCTTTTCACTCCGAGCGCAAAAAGATTCTTGAACTCGGTTGAAGTGAGCAAGTCCGCAATCTATCTAAACCTGCTAGACAATATTCAAGGAAAGATAGCTCGCATCACACACACCGAAAAAGGCTGGCTTCTTGAAGACCTCAAAATGGGCAACCAAGGAGTGGCGCGAGTCTATTCTGCCGACCCTTGGGACGACAACTATCTTGTTGCCTACACGGATTTCTTAACTCCTTCGTCAATCTATCAAGGAGTCTCAGCTCACAAAGGTGCCACTTGGGATTTATTGAAGCAGGCGCCAGAGCGATTCAAGTCCAAAGATTTGATCGTTGAGCAACGACACGCAAAAAGCGCTGACGGCACAATGATTCCATACTTCATCGTTCACAAAAAGAACCTGGTCCTGAATGGAAAAAACCCGACGCTTCTTTATGGCTACGGCGGTTTCGAGTCCCCGATTCAACCATTCTACTTGGATAGTATTGGAAAATTGTGGTTGGAAAGAGGTGGCGTTTATGTTGCTGCCAACCTTCGTGGCGGTGGTGAATTCGGCCCGACTTGGCATCGTTCCGTGATGCGCGAAAATCGCCCTAAGGTCTATGAAGACTTTATCGCGATTGGCGAAGATCTCATTCAACACAAAATAACGAGTGCGACCCATCTGGGAATTCAAGGTCGCTCGAACGGAGGCCTTCTGACCGGAGCGACCTTCGTGAAACGCCCTGATTTGTTCAATGCCGTTCTTTGCGAGGTGCCCCTGCTGGACATGGCCCGCTATCACAAACTTCTGGCTGGCGCGAGCTGGATGGAGGAATATGGAAATCCTGATGACTCTAAAATGAATGACGTTTTGATGAGCTATTCTCCGTACCAAAACGTGAAGGCCCAAGTAAAATATCCGGAAGTGCTATTCATGACGAGCACGAAGGATGATCGCGTTCACCCAGGACACGCGCGCAAGATGGTCGCCCGCATGAAAGAACAAGGTCATAAAATTTATTATTACGAAAACACCGAAGGTGGCCACGCCGGAAACGCAAACATTCAGCAAAAGATTTTGTGGAATACTCTGGAGTACACTTATCTGTGGCAAAAATTGAGTGGCAAAAACTAGGTCCCTCTGCAAAACCTTAAGCTAAGAGGGAGTTTGTGCATCCCATTTTTGAAAAATCCAATAAGGGCTTCGGCCCTTGATCAACTGTAAATTGAAATGATCCGCGATCCACTTCATGGTTTTTTCCGAAAAGAAGGTCACGTGAGTGAGATCGCGACGGTAATACCAGTCATGAAAAGCCGCTTCACCTTTATGCGAAGAAGTCATCACCGCCAGAATCCCACCCGTCTTTAGCATCTTTATCATTTTCACAAGTTCCGCACGCGGATCGTACAGGTGCTCCCACACTTCTGTGGAAGTAATGACGTGATAGCTTTTCTTCAAAGAGTCTTGATCCGGAAAATAATAAAGATCGTAGTTGGTCACGCGGAAGGATTTTTCAGTGAACCAATTTCCTAAGAAGGCCGTAGGACCGCAACCATAATCCAGAACGCTGACGTCAGAAGGTTCGCGCTTTGCATTCTTCGCAAACTGCTCAACATCCTTCACAAGAGGCTCTAAAAATGCTCGGTAGCCCTTCATATCCTCGTTTTGATGAAAGTCGTAACGAGCTTTCTCTTGTGCCGCATCGAGACGCTCTTTCGGGTTCATAAAGATTAAGTCACACTGCGCGCAATGATAATAGCTACGCTCGGGTTTCTTAACCACTTTAAAGGCCGCTGAATGAGGGGTCTGACACAGTAAGCATTCCATCTGCTAGACCTTGTCTCTGCTCTAGGCACATGTCAAAAAGAATTATATACTTTCATCTGAGGTAAAATATGGCACAAATCACAATCTACAAAAAAGACCCTTGTCCTTTCTGCGATCGCGCAATCAATTTTCTTAACGGTAAGGGTTTGGCTTACGACATGGTCGACCTCACCAACAAACCGGAAGAGATCGACCGCATCAAAAGCGAAACTGGCTGGAGAACGGTTCCTATCATTTTGATCAATGGCAAACTTATCGGTGGCTACACGGATCTGAAGGCCCTTGATGACGAGGGTAAGCTTACTGCCCTGCTCGAAGCCTAGTGCTGACTTCGGGCGGAAGACTGTGCTGGATGCGAAGGATTTGTTAAGGAAGTGGAATTCTTAGCTCATGCTTCGATCGGCACGCCGTCCGGGCTCGATCACCGCCGAGCTAAAGCTCGGTTCGCGGCATCGTGCCGCCGGTGAAGGCCGCTCTACGCATGAACTAAGAATTCCACTTCCTTAACAAATCTTGCTTCCGAGTTTTTTCTTGTTCGTTAAGTGGGGCGTTGTCTTTGCTTCGCAAAGATTCACTTTCGGCGCCGGTGTTGCGTTGCTTCTTCGTTTCGATTTTGCTCTTAGAGCCCAATCCTCTGTCTTAGATTAGAGTCTCCACACAGACCCCACATAAAGCTATTCATTTTTAAGAGGAGCACATCGAAGGCAAAAATTTGACTAAGGCATAGTCCTTAGCCAAATTCTTCGAATTCAGATCTGATCATCTTAGGAAACTACTGACGAAGCTCCGTACGTTGACTCATCTCGTGAGGAACGTCGAAGAACTTCGTCACAAGTTCTAGCATCTGTTCAATCGTTTGCGCTTTCGCGCAAACTCCCGTGAGCGCATTGCCAAATGGAAGCCACACACCCGTCGTGCGTACATAGAATCGGACCTTTCTCATTGCGCGATCAGGTCCGAAGTACTTGTTACTGGCCTGTATCAGCTTGAGTAAAACTTTGCCGTACTCTGCGCCTTCCTCTTCGGGAGTTCTTGGCGCTTTTTGATTTTCTTTTCCAAGTGGTGGTGCAAAGCCCAATTCTTCGCCGAGCTGCCACAGCATCCATGGACGTGCGGCAAGACCTCTTCCAGACATTGCCATATCACAGCCCGTTTCACTGAGCATATTGATCGCATCTTCAACGGTTTGTACGTCGCCGTTTCCGATGACTGGGAAATCGACGGCTTGATGCAATTGTTTGATTTGCTCCCAATCGGCACTGCCTCTGCGTTTTTGGGCGGCGGTTCTGGGATGCAAACACACCCATGCGGCTCCGGAATTTCGGAGACCTGATACGAACGTCAATAATTCGTCGAACTCTTTGGTGCTACCGACGGCGCGCAATTTTACACTGACTGGAATCGTTGAATTTTTGACGGTCATACGTACAACTTCGGCGGCGTAACTTGGATCACCCATCAAGGCGACACCGTAGTTATGCTTTAAGGCCTTTTGTACGGGACAGCCCATGTTGATGTCGATGGCTTCCGCTCCCCACTCAATCAGACGTTTTACGGTCTTTGCGATGGGTTCTTCTTCATTGCCGAGAATTTGTGGGACCAATCCATTTTCACTGGCTGAGCGCATGGTTTCCGGCGTGGTTTCCAGATTTTCATCCGGAACCCTGCGCGAGTTCAACATTTCCGTGGGCCAGATGGTGAAAGCATCCTGTGGTAAATACTCGCGCATGACTTCACGTAATGCGACGTGTGTCAGTCCTACCATCGGCGCCAAGCACAGAGGGAAATTTACTTTACCATCTAGTATCGGGCGATGAAGGCCCAATTTGCGACTCATCTGAACTACTCTCGACGTGCAACTAAGATTGCACAAACAAAAACGGAGTCCACTGCTTGCACAATGAACTCCGTTTGGAATTAAAGACCTAAAAACTAAACTGACTTCGCTGAGAAGAATTCAGGAGCCGTTCTTTTCAAAGCTTCAGCCGCACCGAACATCACACCAGAGAAAAACAAATCGCCAAGGATTTGGTTGTCAAAGAATGGGATCGCAGCAACGTAACAGCTCACAAGACCTTGCCATGTTTGCGGATACATTCCTTCCATGATCCAAACACCAAAGTTTGAAACCAAGAAGAACACGGAACTTGTCACCAATGAAGCCGTCACGATACGCATTGGACTTTTGCCTTCACGCAAAGTCCAACCCAACATCACCATCAAAGTGAATGGCAGGTAGACAAACAACATTGTGGAGTGGAAACCCAATACGAGATCGCTTAGGAGCAAAGCCAACAATGGCACCAACATCGAAAGGCGTTTTGATGGAAAATAAGAACCACCAAACAAAGCCATCGCGCCGATAGCAGTGAAATTCCAAGGATGAGGCATCAAACGGCTAAAAGCCGCGCCCAAAACCATCAAAACAAGCGTCATATAAGTAGTTGTGCGTGTAGTCATGAGGCCGAAATTATCACTTATTCATTCGGTTGTCTACCAACTCTTGAACCACTCCTGGCTCAGATAAAGTTGTGATATCGCCCAATTGATCCGGATGATTTTCAGCAATTTTTCGCAAGATTCGACGCATGATTTTCCCCGAGCGAGTCTTCGGTAAACGCGGCGCCCATTGTATAAGATCTGGAGTCGCAATCGGACCGATCTCTTTACGCACCGTCAAAACCAATTCCTTCTTCAGTTCGTCAGAGGGAACTTCGCCGGTTTTCAAAGTCACGAAGGCATAAATCCCCTGCCCTTTGATATCATGTGGATAACCCACCACCGCCGCCTCGGCAACGCGATGATCCGCAACCAATGCGGATTCGATCTCTGCTGTTCCCAGCCTATGGCCCGAAACATTGATCACATCATCCACGCGACCCGTGATCCAATAATAACCGTCTTCATCACGACGACATCCGTCACCAGTGAAATAGAATCCTGGATAATTTGCGAAGTAGGTATCTTCAAAACGGGCATGATCATGATAAACCGTGCGCATTTGTCCAGGCCAAGAATCCGCGATCACCAAAACGCCCTCGCCAGCGCCTTCAATCTCTTTACCTTCAAGAGTCAAAAGTTTTGGCTGAACACCAAAGAATGGCAAAGTTGCGGAGCCCGGTTTTGTCGCGATCGCTCCTGGCAATGGAGAGATCAAGATGCCACCTGTTTCAGTTTGCCACCAAGTATCGACGATGGGACATTTGTTGTTGCCAACTAAATCATGATACCAAGCCCAAGCTTCGGGATTGATTGGCTCGCCCACCGAACCCAGAAGACGCAAACTTTGACGTGAAGTTTTTGTGACGAAGTCATCTCCTTCACGCATCAAAGAACGAATGGCTGTTGGAGAGGTGTAGAAGATTGAAACTTGGTGCTTATCCACGATCTCCCAGAATCTCGCAGGAGTTGGATAATTGGGAACACCCTCAAAGAAAACTGAAGTCGCACCGTTGGCCAATGGACCATAGACAATGTAACTGTGCCCTGTGACCCAACCAACGTCGGCAGAACACCAGTAGATATCATTCTCGTGATAATCAAAAACATATTGATGAGTCAGACTGGCATAGACAAGATAGCCACCCGTCGTATGCATAACGCCCTTAGGTTTTCCCGTAGAACCTGAGGTGTACAAAAGAAACAAAGGATCTTCTGCATCCATGGGCTCCGCTTCGCACTGATCAGTCACAGATTGAACGATCTCGTGATACCAGATATCACGTCCCGCCTTCATCTCCACATTGGTTTGCGCATACTTAACAACCAAAACTTTTTCAACAATGTTCGCCTTCACGACAGCCTTGTCGATATTTTCCTTCAATGCGATGACTTTGCTTCCACGGAATCCAGCATCTGCGGTGATTACAAATTTCGAACCACCGTCGACGATACGATCTGAAATTGAATCAGGAGCAAAACCGCCAAAGACGACAGAGTGAATCGCCCCGATGCGAGTGCATGCTAACATCGCGTACGTGGTTTCCAGAATCATCGGCATATAGATGGTGACGACATCACCTTTTTTGACTCCCATTTTTTTCAATACGTTCGCAAAGCGGCAGACTTCTTTATGGAGTTCTTTATACGTGATTTTTTTAGAGGGAATCTCTGGCTTATCAGCTTCCCAGATAAAAGCGATCTTATCGCCGCGCTTGTCGAGATGACGATCTATGCAATTGTAAGAGACATTGAGTTTTCCACCTTGGTACCATTTGATACTCACTGGTTTTTTGAAACTTGTCTCTTTAACTTTGTCCCATTTCTTAAACCAATCAAGACGCGCCCCTTGCTCTGCCCAAAAACTTTCTGGATCCTTGACCGAGCGTTCATACATCTCTTTGTATTTCTGCTCGGTAATAAGGGCCGTTTTTGCGAAATTAGCGTCTACAGGATAAAGTTCTTTGTGCATAATAACCTCGAACTTCTATTCTAGAAGAGGACTTCCAAATGTCAAATACGAGAGTCTTTGCGGTCTGCCATATATTATAGCTTAGAGAGCTGCTGCATAAAGATTAGGGCTCCGACAATCAGAACAAAATATCCAAATGCAGGTTTTAATTTTTGCTCCGAAGTTTTTTGTCCCCAAACCAAGCCCGCGAAAATCCCGACGACGGAAATTGCAGCCAACTTGAGTAAGAATAAGTAGTCAATGGCAACTCCACCGATGGCATCACCGGTAAAACCCAATAAGGAGTTCAAAGCTATCACACCCAAAGAAGTTCCTACCGCCAAAGCCATAGGCAATCGATTCATGACAACCAAGGCCGGTACAATTAGAAAACCTCCCCCTGCTCCGACAAAACCTGTCACTCCTCCAACCAAAACTGCTTTCGTCAATGAAACCGGCAAGGAGGACTTTTGTTCAAGCTTGTTCCCTTTGTGGCGAATCATCGAGATCGAAGCCAAGAGCATCACG
This region includes:
- the acs gene encoding acetate--CoA ligase; the protein is MHKELYPVDANFAKTALITEQKYKEMYERSVKDPESFWAEQGARLDWFKKWDKVKETSFKKPVSIKWYQGGKLNVSYNCIDRHLDKRGDKIAFIWEADKPEIPSKKITYKELHKEVCRFANVLKKMGVKKGDVVTIYMPMILETTYAMLACTRIGAIHSVVFGGFAPDSISDRIVDGGSKFVITADAGFRGSKVIALKENIDKAVVKANIVEKVLVVKYAQTNVEMKAGRDIWYHEIVQSVTDQCEAEPMDAEDPLFLLYTSGSTGKPKGVMHTTGGYLVYASLTHQYVFDYHENDIYWCSADVGWVTGHSYIVYGPLANGATSVFFEGVPNYPTPARFWEIVDKHQVSIFYTSPTAIRSLMREGDDFVTKTSRQSLRLLGSVGEPINPEAWAWYHDLVGNNKCPIVDTWWQTETGGILISPLPGAIATKPGSATLPFFGVQPKLLTLEGKEIEGAGEGVLVIADSWPGQMRTVYHDHARFEDTYFANYPGFYFTGDGCRRDEDGYYWITGRVDDVINVSGHRLGTAEIESALVADHRVAEAAVVGYPHDIKGQGIYAFVTLKTGEVPSDELKKELVLTVRKEIGPIATPDLIQWAPRLPKTRSGKIMRRILRKIAENHPDQLGDITTLSEPGVVQELVDNRMNK
- a CDS encoding sulfite exporter TauE/SafE family protein; amino-acid sequence: MEILHQYGSFIAGYFGALLIGVSLGVLGGGGSILAVPLLVYLFYVPASLATTYSLFIVGLTSLVGFARAAHVNRVSWKALFGFGIPSLAGLLAVRRLILPSIPAKFLVFEFEVDKNVLIMTSFAVVMLLASISMIRHKGNKLEQKSSLPVSLTKAVLVGGVTGFVGAGGGFLIVPALVVMNRLPMALAVGTSLGVIALNSLLGFTGDAIGGVAIDYLFLLKLAAISVVGIFAGLVWGQKTSEQKLKPAFGYFVLIVGALIFMQQLSKL